The genomic region CCTGGCTTCTGACCCAGCGTGCGGTGAATGAAGGCGAGATGACGCCCTTTGAGGCCGCCGGCGAAAAATACCGGCTTGGCGGCAAATCCCATCCGCGCGACGGCATGTGGCCGGCAGACGATGATCCCTGCCCGCCGCGTCTTGGCGATCTCGTCGCCCGCTCGCAGAGCCTGCACGAGCGTTTGAAACGGCTGGACGACAATCTTTTCCGCGAAGCACCCGGTGGTGCGCCGGGCGAAAACCCGCTGGCGGGCCAATGGTCCGCGCTGGAAAGCGCGTTCGCGGGGCGGGGTTAGCAGCCCTCGTCCTTCGAGACGCTCACTACGTTCGCCCTCAGGATGAGGGCAAGACCGCAATAATCCCTCATGCTGAGGAGCAGCCTTGGCTGCGTCTCGAAGCACGAGGGAAAAGCAAGCTCTCAGGCATGGGTTCCCCGGATGGCTTCGCCACCGGAGAATGACAGGAAGCAAAGCTCTCGCCGGCGTTCTCACCAACCCGCCCATGAAAAAACGCCCGCAGCTGAGGGGAGCTACGGGCGTTCTTCTAAAGGCCCCGGCCGTGTCGAGGGGACACGCGCCCAGGTGAGGGGGGTGGGCGGTTAGACACCGAAGCCTTTGAACTTGTCTTTAAAGCGCGACACGCGGCCCGCGCGGTCAACGAGGGTTTGCGAACCACCGGTCCAGGCCGGGTGTGTGCGCGGATCGATATCCAGCGAGATCTGGTCGCCTTCCTTGCCGTAGGTCGAGCGGGTCTTGAACTTGCTGCCGTCCGTCATCACCACTTCGATGAAGTGATAGTCGGGGTGGATATCCTGTTTCATCTGACGGCTCCCGCCTTCAATGTCCGCCACCCCCAGACCGGCCTTGGCCTCAAGGTTTAGCGGAACAAGTCTGCTAGAAATGAGCCGCGGTGTATATACGTGTGAGAGCTGCGGCGCAAGACCATGCAGAGCGCTGAGAGTCAGTGCGTTTTTCCACAATGACTTAGAGCGCGCCGCTCACCCCAGAATCCTGTGGATATCGTCATGGGCGTGTGACGAAACCTGCCGCACCCGCCCTCGTCCTTCGAGACGCTCACTTGCGTTCGCCCTCAGGATGAGGGCGATTGCACTTTTCCCTCATGCTGAGGAGCGCAAAGCGCGTCTCGAAGCATGCCTGCTACCGCGCTTCCAGCTTCAGCTCGATGCGCCGGTTGCGGGCATGGTCAGCCTCGGTGCGGCCGCGCGATATCGGATAATGTTCGCCCAGCCCCGCCGCCATCAG from Glycocaulis abyssi harbors:
- the rpmE gene encoding 50S ribosomal protein L31 — its product is MKQDIHPDYHFIEVVMTDGSKFKTRSTYGKEGDQISLDIDPRTHPAWTGGSQTLVDRAGRVSRFKDKFKGFGV
- a CDS encoding DUF1465 family protein: MDTETGKSGTNDMVSEAAVRVADFAASEHFRRLFREGMDLVEETASYLDGPGREDAKRLGRAGALAYAAESMTLTTQLMQSASWLLTQRAVNEGEMTPFEAAGEKYRLGGKSHPRDGMWPADDDPCPPRLGDLVARSQSLHERLKRLDDNLFREAPGGAPGENPLAGQWSALESAFAGRG